From the Bacteriovorax sp. Seq25_V genome, the window GCGCTAGGTAGAAGTATTACCGGAATCGGAGGGGTGAAAATTTTTGATATGATCCAAACTGATACATCAATCAACCCGGGGAACTCGGGAGGACCACTATTAAATTCGAGTGGAGAAGTTATCGGAATGAACACGATGATTTTCTCGAAATCTGGTTCTAGTGCCGGTGTTGGTTTTTCAGTTCCAATTAATACAATTAAATCAATCGTTCCACAGTTAATAAAGTATGGAGAAGTTAAGAGAGCAGGACTTGGAATTCGCCCAATAAGTCGCGAGGAACTTGCTTACTACTACGGAATTAAAGTTGAAAAGGGATTACCAATTGGATTCGTTTTCAAAGATGGTGCAGCAGCTGATGCTGGGCTTCTTGGAATGACTCAAGACAGGGAGAATATTTATGTCGGAGATGTTATTACTGCCATTGATGGCAAAAGCGTTGATAGTTTTGATGATATATTCAATATTTTATTTGAATACAAAATCGGCGACAAGGTTGAAGTTAGCTACATCAGAGATAAGAAAAAGGCGAAAGCGACTGTGAAGCTAGAGGCACTCAAAGCTCGTTAGGCCTTAGTTTTTAAAACTTGATACAGTAGCAGTGGAGCGCCCACTGTTGCTGTAATCGCTCCAATTGGTAGCTGAATTTCCCCAAAGAGATTTCGAGACAAAAAATCACATCCCACTAAGAAAATTGCTCCTAATAAAATATTATGTACCTGATACTTTGAAATATCTGCACCAAACATCCTCTTCGTAAAGTGTGGAATGATGAGGCCTACAAAACCTATTGGTCCACAGATCCAAACAACAGTGCATACAGCAATGGAGCAAATTAGAATATAATATTTAAAGACAAAGTTTGTATCGACGCCACGAGAGTGAGCAAAGATATCACCGATAGATAAAAGGGTTAATTGTTTTCTTTTTAAGGCCATCAGAATAAAAGCGAGACCTAGAATTGGTAGTAA encodes:
- a CDS encoding S1C family serine protease; the protein is MKNLSLATLLVALLQVQTYALFEINENKALLENEKNTISIFKDNVKSVVHISNIKKVRRGFFMDLNPMEVVEGEGTGFIWNSDGYIVTNFHVVQGGSKFTVKLHKDPKEYEAKLVGTEPSKDVAVLKLIDAPSSLTNVKLGDSKELQVGQKAVAIGNPFGLDNTLTQGIVSALGRSITGIGGVKIFDMIQTDTSINPGNSGGPLLNSSGEVIGMNTMIFSKSGSSAGVGFSVPINTIKSIVPQLIKYGEVKRAGLGIRPISREELAYYYGIKVEKGLPIGFVFKDGAAADAGLLGMTQDRENIYVGDVITAIDGKSVDSFDDIFNILFEYKIGDKVEVSYIRDKKKAKATVKLEALKAR